The Penicillium psychrofluorescens genome assembly, chromosome: 2 nucleotide sequence GGGCCATTGTCTCCACAAATCATGCTGCAGTTGCTCGTATACGAAAAGTGGCCTGTTGAGATCCATTCGATTGTCGCCGGATCATCGGGTGGGCAATGCGTGGGTTCCAGGCGAATGAATTCCACGGTCAAACTAAGGAGCCCGGCTAGAAGAAGACCCGTCCACAAAAAGATGATGTCCCGACCGGGGTTGTTGAAATATGTCTTAGAGAGTCTCACGGTAGCCGGCGCGGTCAGGATACCAATTGCGCACAGCTGGAAAGCCCCATAAACATCCATATCGACCGCTCCTACGGACAGTTAGTCGGTGTGATCAACTTCAAAAGAGTGGAATGACGTCTCCCATATGCAAAGAAGTGGGGGGCAAAAACCAACTCACCATCGCGATGGACAGCCGCCAGGACAATCCCGTGGATAGCAGCGACGGCAGGGAAAAGCAGCGCAGCCGCTAGACAAGAATTACGAATCCACTCCTCTTTTCGAGCTACGACGCAGGCCACCATTAAAGCATAGTATCTGCAACCAAGGTCAGAATTCGTCAATTTGCTGCCAGGCTGGTTTatgaaagaagagcgggGAGAGGTTCTGATCATACAGGACTCGGGTTCCGGGCCCATATTGCCCGGACACAGGCCAGGCGCAAATAACCTCTAAAACTGGAGCAGTTGTGTTGTGGGAAATTGCGTCTGTGTTGCGATGCACGAGGATATTTTCTAGCAGCTCAGCAGGCGACGGAATTGCTGGCATAGCTTGTCATCCGTCGTCGCGGGACGGTGGTCTTTGAGACGGGGGCAATTGGAGACTCATGTATCAATCCGAAGACAGTTGTCTTGTGGCAGATAGTAGTGGCACCAGCCTCAGTAAGGTGAGGACAGGGGAGAAGACATTTAATATGAGCAAAGTAATGTCTCAAGCACTCGCGCGGATGAAGCGGACGCTTGCCCGGGTTGAGCGTCATCAACAAAGCGACTACAGCACACCCGTCCACCACGCGAGACGGGTCGTCAGCCTCATTTTCTCCATTCAGCTTCCCCATGTTATTTCTCAAATCAAGAAATGGTCCCCGTGACGGTAGCCCCAACTCTAGTGGCAGTTAGCGTCGGGCGTCGGGATACGAGATGGGGCGACAGTTGGCCGGCTTGATTGGTGAATCCCACACAGCCTACCCTTTGGACAGAAATCGCGCAGTGGCTGAGCCTGCATAGTCTCTGCATGGTGGATTTTCATTTCGGGGAATCTCGCGTGATTGAATCTTGATATTTTTTTCCTTCGAGAATAATCGATTTTGGGTAGTTACGTTGACTGTCATAACCCAAAAATCTTATCAATTGGCCTGTGGGTTTTGGATGATAGTTCGAAGGTTAGCCACCTAAGAATTCCACATTTGTTGTTATTAAGAACACGCCCCAAATTCGGGCGGGGTCGAGCTGGGCAGTCttggcttggtcttggttTGCAGTCTTCTTGACATTTCTTCCATCGAGACTTGGCTCGGGAGCCCAATCTCAGGCTAATAGGTGCTGGGCTTGTAAGCTCGTGCTATTCAGATTCTACCTGATTGCTCGCTAACCTTGAGGCTTAGATTTCTGTCCGAAGATCTTTTCTCGGCGCTCCTGGGTTGATAAACAGCACGCCTTTCTACAGCTTCAGACGCAGAATTTTTCCTATCTCATTCTTGACACCTTCCTTGGTGTTCTGCAGGTTCCTGCAAACCAACTGCTCGCATTCTGATGTTATTATGATCTGTTTGTGTGGAGCTATCTCAAAAAAATGATTCTGGGCTAGGTTCGACGATTCTAAATCAACGAAGATTCCTAGTCACATTCTGGTATGCGGGCATCATCGTGTCACACAGCGGCCACCCATTGCGTAATCACAAACTAACCAGACTCCTGTTTCTCGGCAGTGATTGTCGATATGCATGTGCCTGTTCTCCCATGCTACTGAATCCCCACACCACACCCACATTAAGATCTTCCCCACCGGAGGGAAAGGTCCAACATGTCCCAAGACCTGGACACCAGCCAAATCAAAGAATGGCGGTCCATCATCACTCTCATCATCTTTGTTTTAACGAGTAAGTGAACGCGGTAGTCGGGTTTTGTCTGTTGCTCAGCCCTGATTTTTGTGCAGATATTGTTGTGCTTTTTCCCTTTCACGTCCGAATATACTTTCCACGATGGCTGGCCAACGCAattctggatggcctggGTGCATTGCGCATAGTACCCCCCCGCAAAATTGCCTCGCAACCCGATAAGAAACCAAGCTCGTTCGTGCGGCTTAGCGTACCTCTCAACTTCGTGACGGCACCATTAATAGCAgatctcttccttctggCTATCCTAGCCATTGGTCGACAAGAAGTACACGATGGAACCATCGGCACGGACAACATCTCTCCCATCGACATTATGGCATTCTTTCTCACGTTGGCTTATATTGCCATCTCAATTGATGCTTCCGGTCTCATCAGGTATCTGGCCTTCAAGGTGCTTCAGAAAGGAGGCGACGTGGGTCACCgattattcttcttcctctatgccttcttctttgggCTCGGCAGCTTCATTGGAAATGACCCCATTATTCTGTCCGGTACAGCCTTTCTCGCGTACATGACCCGCGTGTCAAGAAACATTGTCCATCCCCGAGCCTGGATCCACAGCCAGTTCGCCGTGGCCAACATCGCCTCGGCCATTTTGGTCTCTTCCAATCCCACCAATCTGGTGCTTGCTGGTGCTTTCAAGATCAAATTCATCGTGTACACCGCCAACATGATTGTCCCAGTGGTAGTGACCGCCATCGTCATTTTCCCCTTCCTGCTATACATCATCTTTGCAGACGTATCTCTGATCCCGCTCTCTATTGAAATGCACGAGCTCTCCGACGAggccaaagccaagaagcCCGTGAATCCCAATATTCCTCACGCCAGAGGTAacgacgacgaggccgaagaggacAATCCCGAGCAAATCAAATCACTTTCCCTAGAAGAAATTATGAACCCCTTCTTGGATAAAGGAGGCGCCGCGTTTGGTGCTGTCATTATGGCCGCCACTCTCGTTACCCTTCTTGTGCTTAACGCCGCGACCGACTCTGGCCATGAGCGTCCAGTGTATTGGGTAACCCTACCTGCCGCTTTTGTCATGCTCTGTTGGGACCTTGCGTCTGGGTGGATTTATCGGCACGAGACACGCGAAATTGCTGCCAAGGGCCGACGGGAGCTCGAAATTGCTCGAGAACGGCGAAAATCAATTTGTGCTTCGCCGGAACAAAAGGTACTCGATCGCACGCAACCTAATGTACATGACCTTTCTTCAAAGAGCCCGGATACAAAGCATACAAATGGCACATCACTCGACGCCACCGCCGACGGAAGCACCGGCATTAAAACGCCTCATGTGGACTGTGAAACGCCTGTGTCAGCTTCGGTCATTGCTGAAAAGGAGGAGCCTTTCCCCGATATGCTGCCACAAGCTACACTCGAGACTAGCTCGAAAGAACGGGCTCTCATGACCTCGCCTGGGGGCCTAGACGTACCGCCAACGGATGAGATCGATGAGGAGACACGAGGAGCGGTTTACAACCCCGAGGGAAAAACGCCAACGACTCTGGTATCACTCACTGCTGATGTCTACCGGTGGCTACAGGAGACATTTCCCACCGTCACAGTAGTCATGTCCCACCTGCCATTCCCACTGATTCCATTTGCGCTATCCATGTTTGTCCTCGTGCAAGCACTTGTGACCAAGGGGTGGGTGCCAGTATTTGCGTATGGATGGGATCGCTGGGTCAACAAGACTGGAGCAGTTGGGGCAATTGGCGGCATGGGGTTTTTGTCTGTGATCCTATGCAACGTGAGTATCTCAACGGTACCCTACATTGACATCGTCCGACCGACTAACCTCTCGTTGTGTCCAGTTTGCCGGAACAAACATCGGgaccaccatcctcctctcccgcgTTATCCAAGCGTGGGAAGAAATCCATAAACAAAACCACATTCCCATCAGTGATCGCGACTTCTGGGCTACAGTGTACAGCATGGCTCTGGGTGTGAACTACGGCGCATTTAGCACATCGTTCAGTGCATCATTGGCTGGTCTGCTCTGGCGCGATATCCTGGCGAGAAAACATATCCGCGTGGGCAGTATTGAGTTTGTTCGGGTCAATCTGCCTATTATTGCTGTTGCGATGGCGGTTGGGTGCACGGTTCTGACGGGCGAGGTCTATATTGTGAGGAAAACCACACCTCACGACCTACGGGTATGATGGGTTGTTCGTGATAGTGAATATTGTCGAGTAGACTTGATATTAGCTTATGACTGTTATGACTGCATGGTTGTTCGAATCCACTCTATGTGTTCCGTCTATGCTCATGTGTCCCGATCGAAGGCTATAATTAAGCACCAGACGAAGCGAGGTCGAATCCCACCAAAATAATGGGATTATTTCATAGTCAATTATCTCCGAGGCCAATATTAATGTTGTTCCGACGAAATCGATATTTGCAGTTAGGGCGAAGCACAGTCAGCCACATGAGCCGATGACGTCGGGCAACAACAGAACATCCCCAACCCGCTTCAACCATCCTCAGGACGATGAGAAATGCCGTCGTCTTGCATGCGACCAAGCGAATACCATGGCAAAGGCGCATTCACTCGTCAACAAAACACAGCTCCATTCTCGAGCCCCGGTTAGAAGGCCATGGCAAGGTCATTCGCGACGAATACTCGGTGATCCGCGCTGACTACGGTTCGTTCCCCGTCCCCATGCCTCACACAGCTCGCTGCTCACCATTCGTCCATATAGCGGCACCCAAACACCCCGTCGTTCTCGCGCACGGCCTGCTCGGCTTCGATGAATTGCGCCTCGCCGGTCCATATCTCCCCGGCGTCCAGTACTGGCGCGGAATCAAA carries:
- a CDS encoding uncharacterized protein (ID:PFLUO_003513-T1.cds;~source:funannotate); amino-acid sequence: MSQDLDTSQIKEWRSIITLIIFVLTNIVVLFPFHVRIYFPRWLANAILDGLGALRIVPPRKIASQPDKKPSSFVRLSVPLNFVTAPLIADLFLLAILAIGRQEVHDGTIGTDNISPIDIMAFFLTLAYIAISIDASGLIRYLAFKVLQKGGDVGHRLFFFLYAFFFGLGSFIGNDPIILSGTAFLAYMTRVSRNIVHPRAWIHSQFAVANIASAILVSSNPTNLVLAGAFKIKFIVYTANMIVPVVVTAIVIFPFLLYIIFADVSLIPLSIEMHELSDEAKAKKPVNPNIPHARGNDDEAEEDNPEQIKSLSLEEIMNPFLDKGGAAFGAVIMAATLVTLLVLNAATDSGHERPVYWVTLPAAFVMLCWDLASGWIYRHETREIAAKGRRELEIARERRKSICASPEQKVLDRTQPNVHDLSSKSPDTKHTNGTSLDATADGSTGIKTPHVDCETPVSASVIAEKEEPFPDMLPQATLETSSKERALMTSPGGLDVPPTDEIDEETRGAVYNPEGKTPTTLVSLTADVYRWLQETFPTVTVVMSHLPFPLIPFALSMFVLVQALVTKGWVPVFAYGWDRWVNKTGAVGAIGGMGFLSVILCNFAGTNIGTTILLSRVIQAWEEIHKQNHIPISDRDFWATVYSMALGVNYGAFSTSFSASLAGLLWRDILARKHIRVGSIEFVRVNLPIIAVAMAVGCTVLTGEVYIVRKTTPHDLRV